The following are from one region of the Lineus longissimus chromosome 19, tnLinLong1.2, whole genome shotgun sequence genome:
- the LOC135503227 gene encoding uncharacterized protein LOC135503227: MAAAPADSSLSSELECAICSDQLKQPKYIGSCNHTFCKECIDKYWVSLEKRRTIPCPQCREECPIPSNGVDDLKDNFMVTNIIETYRKQQQKAALLTEIKCTLCRNGASCFCKDCDLKLCPECKRNHDRNPQNHDHHLFGLCRSHGNGLLFFCNPCKQAVCGVCRLSDHKDCVHEVTPSRQVAINLISRIQACSAELEDAIRTQLGNQETKLSGLRDIVQQQSTSAEKQATVGTENNIAKNRKDIRDHQAKSQTIQKKIDILLKEKEKEDEITKQLVKDVDKLEKEKAKIIASVREKFTKSSEKINLRLRSLETRRQEMKTKIEQGRAVGSTKITIDTESIANLTSISQELVDLVGALRDSDTVAVIEEVTRSIGKTKRDFRQLKKVCNFTFPGNRPCAGVLRLKHLPDSRLATLARSSGGWADTIYFHDEVSSSLTGTITEGVYPAIDMAFTSTGEVVVARHEKPPIGVFKPATGANRDINITHDGEVIDEVWSVETDESDNMFALISFNNSRLLVVKPNGTVIQCIRFPGRPYCMGFCSLNRTLYIAVGDRILRFHWSNNILEEISSCSHGVKGFCCCDVCIGSGGEVLVAGWMGNGDSVIYQVTEGADE; encoded by the coding sequence atggccgccgcccCTGCCGACAGCAGCTTGAGCAGTGAATTAGAGTGTGCCATCTGCTCCGATCAACTGAAACAGCCGAAGTATATCGGTTCCTGCAACCACACATTCTGCAAGGAGTGCATCGATAAGTATTGGGTCTCCCTTGAGAAGCGGAGAACAATTCCTTGTCCACAATGCCGCGAAGAATGCCCAATCCCGTCAAATGGCGTGGATGACCTGAAGGATAACTTCATGGTAACCAACATCATAGAGACATATCGAAAGCAACAACAGAAAGCTGCACTTCTCACGGAAATCAAATGTACCTTGTGTCGGAATGGAGCGTCCTGTTTTTGCAAAGATTGTGATTTAAAATTATGTCCTGAATGCAAACGAAACCATGACCGTAACCCCCAAAATCATGACCACCACTTATTTGGTCTCTGCCGCTCCCATGGCAATggattgttgtttttctgcaaTCCTTGCAAACAGGCTGTCTGTGGTGTCTGCAGATTATCTGATCACAAAGACTGTGTCCACGAGGTGACACCAAGCCGTCAAGTTGCTATCAACTTAATATCAAGAATCCAAGCCTGTTCGGCTGAACTAGAAGACGCGATTAGGACTCAACTTGGAAACCAAGAAACGAAACTGTCGGGGCTTCGTGACATTGTCCAGCAACAGTCGACTTCCGCTGAAAAGCAAGCGACTGTCGGTACCGAAAATAACATAGCTAAGAATAGGAAAGACATCCGGGATCACCAGGCAAAGAGTCAAACGATACAAAAGAAAATCGATATCTTATTGAAGGAAAAGGAGAAGGAGGATGAAATTACAAAGCAACTCGTCAAAGACGTAGACAAACTCGAGAAAGAGAAGGCAAAAATCATCGCAAGCGTCAGAGAGAAGTTCACCAAATCATCTGAGAAGATCAACCTACGTCTTCGATCCCTTGAGACCCGTAggcaagaaatgaaaacaaaaatagaGCAGGGCCGAGCAGTAGGATCTACCAAGATCACCATTGATACCGAGAGCATTGCTAACCTGACCAGTATCAGTCAGGAACTCGTGGACTTAGTCGGTGCTTTAAGGGACAGTGACACTGTGGCTGTGATAGAGGAAGTCACGAGATCGATCGGTAAAACAAAGCGGGATTTCCGACAATTGAAGAAGGTGTGTAACTTTACCTTTCCAGGAAATCGGCCGTGTGCGGGAGTTCTCCGATTGAAGCATCTACCTGACTCTCGCCTTGCTACATTAGCCCGCTCTAGTGGTGGTTGGGCGGACACGATTTACTTCCATGACGAAGTATCTTCTTCACTGACGGGCACAATCACAGAGGGAGTTTACCCTGCTATTGACATGGCCTTCACATCCACTGGTGAAGTAGTAGTGGCAAGACATGAAAAGCCGCCCATTGGAGTGTTCAAGCCTGCCACTGGTGCAAACCGTGATATTAACATTACCCATGATGGGGAGGTGATTGATGAGGTGTGGTCGGTTGAGACTGATGAGTCTGACAACATGTTTGCCTTAATTTCTTTCAATAATTCACGTCTTCTTGTTGTGAAACCGAATGGCACCGTCATTCAGTGTATTAGGTTCCCTGGACGTCCTTACTGTATGGGTTTCTGTTCACTGAATAGAACCCTATACATCGCTGTTGGTGACAGGATCCTGAGGTTTCACTGGAGTAATAACATCCTTGAAGAGATCTCATCATGTTCACACGGCGTGAAAGGATTCTGTTGCTGTGATGTTTGTATTGGTAGTGGTGGCGAGGtgttggtggctggttggatggGGAATGGTGATAGCGTTATCTACCAGGTGACAGAAGGAGCAGATGAGTAG
- the LOC135503186 gene encoding uncharacterized protein LOC135503186, with product MLVARDISHNAFGPHIESKTCKMAASIENHSSQKTKRERKPNFSHSEAEVLADVVINELGILRSKFSSDVTNKMKKNKWDEIALMVSSLGVATRTGDNCREKWNQQLSKAKEIHSLQQKHQRGTGGGGKMPQADPTLQRIIETFEKDAAFRGITGGFESAVTTPIKATAAVSLPATLPDLAGWTPVNQAADVDVDCSDAVVVATFDRQPHETHIEGATIILDSQQTMTATAMTAPKSPAKKKAKLCKITGE from the exons atgttagttgctagggacatttcccataatgcatttggtcctcatattgaaagcaagacatgcaagatggctgcctccatagagaatcattcatctcaaaagacaaaaagggagagaaaaccaaatttttcacactcagaagccgaagttttagccgatgttgtcataaatgaacttgggatcttgcgatccaagttttcgtcagatgtgacaaacaaaatgaaaaaaaacaaatgggatgaaattgccctaatggttagttccttgggagtggccacaaggaccggggataactgcagggaaaaatggaaccagcagctttcaaaggcgaaagagatccattccctgcagcaaaaacaccagagagggactggcggagggggaaagatgccacaggccgaccctacactgcagagaataatagaaacattcgaaaaagacgcagcattcagaggcatcactggtggatttgagtctgcag taaccACACCTATAAAGGCTACAGCAGCAGTCTCCCTCCCTGCTACATTACCTGATCTGGCTGGTTGGACTCCTG taaatcaagctgcagatgttgatgtcgaCTGCTCAGATGCAGTGGTTGTGGCAACCTTTGATCGTCAACCACACGAAACACACATAGAGGGAGCCacaataattcttg attctcaacagacgatgacagccactgcaatgactgccccaaaatctccagccaaaaagaaggccaaactgTGCAAAATCACTGGTGAGTAG
- the LOC135502726 gene encoding uncharacterized protein LOC135502726 encodes MAAAPADSLGTELECAICSDQLKQPKYIGSCTHTFCKECIDKYWVSLEKRRTIPCPQCREECPIPSNGVDDLKDNFMVTNIIETYRKQQQKAALLTEIKCTLCPNGASCFCKDCDLKLCPECKRNHDRNPQNHDHHLFRLCRSHGNGLLFFCNPCKQAVCGGCRLSDHKACNHEVTPSRQVAINLISRIQACSAELEDAIRTQLGNQETKLSGLRDIVQQQSTSAEKQATVGTENNIAKNRKDIRDHQAKSQTIQKKIDILLKKKEKEDEITKQLVKDVDKLEKEKAKIIASVREKFTKSSEKINLRLRSLETRRQEMNTKIEQGRAVGSTKITIDTESIANLTSISQELVDLVGALRDSDTVAVIEEVTRSIGKTKQDFRQLKKVCNFPFPGNQLRRIVYRLKHLPDSRLATLAHSSGGWGSRLATLAHSSGGWGDTIYFHDEVSSSLTGTITEGVYPAQDMALTSTGEVVVARLKEPPIRVFKPATGAYRDINIAHDGKVIVELWSVETDESDNMFALTSLSNSFLLVVKPNGTVIQCIRLTGPSHRMGFCSLNRTLYIAACDRILRFHWSNNILEEISSCSHGVEGFLCNYVCIGSGGEVLVAGWMRHGDIGIYQVTEGEDEEDMVWREIKYQDGEKRTIRNLSHHICINYDNLWLAYNDKFEKFKLV; translated from the coding sequence atggccgccgcccCTGCCGACAGCCTAGGTACTGAATTAGAGTGTGCCATCTGCTCCGATCAACTGAAACAGCCGAAGTATATCGGTTCCTGCACACACACATTCTGCAAGGAGTGCATCGATAAGTATTGGGTCTCCCTTGAGAAGCGGAGAACAATTCCTTGTCCACAATGCCGCGAAGAATGCCCAATCCCGTCAAATGGCGTGGATGACCTGAAGGATAACTTCATGGTAACCAACATCATAGAGACATATCGAAAGCAACAACAGAAAGCTGCACTTCTCACGGAAATCAAATGTACCTTGTGTCCGAATGGAGCGTCCTGTTTTTGCAAAGATTGTGATTTAAAATTATGTCCTGAATGCAAACGAAACCATGACCGTAACCCCCAAAATCATGACCACCACTTATTTCGTCTCTGCCGCTCCCATGGCAATggattgttgtttttctgcaaTCCTTGCAAACAGGCTGTCTGTGGTGGCTGCAGATTATCTGATCACAAAGCCTGTAACCACGAGGTGACACCAAGCCGTCAAGTTGCTATCAACTTAATATCAAGAATCCAAGCCTGTTCGGCTGAACTAGAAGACGCGATTAGGACTCAACTTGGAAACCAAGAAACGAAACTGTCGGGGCTTCGTGACATTGTCCAGCAACAGTCGACTTCCGCTGAAAAGCAAGCGACTGTCGGTACCGAAAATAACATAGCTAAGAATAGGAAAGACATCCGGGATCACCAGGCAAAGAGTCAAACGATACAAAAGAAAATCGATATCTTATTGAAGAAAAAGGAGAAGGAGGATGAAATTACAAAGCAACTCGTCAAAGACGTAGACAAACTCGAGAAAGAGAAGGCAAAAATCATCGCAAGCGTCAGAGAGAAGTTCACCAAATCATCTGAGAAGATCAACCTACGTCTTCGATCCCTTGAGACCCGTAGGCAAGAAATGAATACAAAAATAGAGCAGGGCCGAGCAGTAGGATCTACCAAGATCACCATTGATACCGAGAGCATTGCTAACCTGACCAGTATCAGTCAGGAACTCGTGGACTTAGTCGGTGCTTTAAGGGACAGTGACACTGTGGCTGTGATAGAGGAAGTCACGAGATCGATCGGTAAAACAAAGCAGGATTTCCGACAATTGAAGAAGGTGTGTAACTTTCCCTTTCCAGGAAATCAGCTGCGTCGGATAGTTTACCGATTGAAGCATCTACCTGACTCTCGCCTTGCTACATTAGCCCACTCTAGTGGTGGTTGGGGGTCTCGCCTTGCTACATTAGCCCACTCTAGTGGTGGTTGGGGGGACACGATTTACTTCCATGACGAAGTATCTTCTTCACTGACGGGCACAATCACAGAGGGAGTTTACCCTGCTCAAGACATGGCCTTAACATCCACTGGTGAAGTAGTAGTGGCAAGATTGAAAGAGCCGCCCATTAGAGTGTtcaagcctgctactggtgcATACCGTGATATTAACATTGCCCATGATGGGAAGGTGATTGTTGAGCTGTGGTCGGTTGAGACTGATGAGTCTGACAACATGTTTGCCTTAACTTCTTTGAGTAATTCATTTCTTCTTGTTGTGAAACCGAATGGCACCGTCATTCAGTGTATCAGGTTAACTGGACCTTCTCACCGTATGGGTTTCTGTTCACTGAATAGAACCCTATACATCGCTGCTTGTGACAGGATCCTGAGGTTTCACTGGAGTAATAACATCCTTGAAGAGATCTCATCATGTTCACACGGCGTGGAAGGATTCCTTTGCAATTATGTTTGCATTGGTAGTGGTGGCGAGGtgttggtggctggttggatgAGGCATGGTGATATCGGTATCTACCAGGTGACAGAAGGAGAAGATGAGGAGGACATGGTATGGAGGGAGATAAAGTATCAAGATGGTGAGAAGAGAACAATCCGTAACTTATCGCACCATATCTGCATCAATTATGATAATCTCTGGCTTGCATATAATGACAAGTTTGAGAAGTTCAAGTTGGTTTAA